One window of Candidatus Tectomicrobia bacterium genomic DNA carries:
- a CDS encoding ABC transporter ATP-binding protein: MELAIEGLRKRFGEAVLAVDGVSFRVSQGEFLVLLGPSGCGKTTTLRCVAGFEEPDAGRILIGGAPMTDAAQGIMVPPERRNLGMVFQSYAIWPHMTVFENVAYGLVVKRHPREGIRRKVKEKLALVGLSGMEERPATALSGGQMQRVALARSLANEPGILLLDEPLSNLDAKLRASLRFELKEIQRKTGVTALYVTHDQAEAVVLGDRIAVMNAGRIMQLADPVSLYNRPSNRFVAEFTGATNFLRGRLEWVKDGEGVVRLAEGMELRCAAPGAPAPGSEVELSLRPENIFLEPAGNSAGGRRNVWPAEVVKADFLGTHSVYRVKMGEETLTVIENGSWLRYQPESTVSLFVPPERVSLLQENGPA; encoded by the coding sequence ATGGAACTTGCCATCGAAGGGCTGAGAAAGCGTTTCGGCGAGGCCGTCCTCGCCGTTGACGGCGTGAGCTTCAGGGTCTCCCAAGGGGAATTCCTCGTCCTGCTCGGCCCGAGCGGCTGCGGCAAGACCACGACCCTTCGCTGCGTGGCGGGGTTCGAGGAACCCGATGCGGGCCGCATCCTGATCGGCGGCGCTCCCATGACGGATGCGGCGCAAGGCATCATGGTCCCGCCCGAGCGGCGGAACCTGGGGATGGTCTTCCAGTCTTATGCCATCTGGCCCCACATGACGGTTTTCGAGAACGTGGCCTACGGCCTCGTCGTGAAGCGCCATCCCCGGGAGGGGATCCGCCGGAAGGTGAAGGAGAAGCTGGCTCTCGTGGGTCTCTCCGGCATGGAAGAGCGCCCGGCGACGGCCCTGAGCGGCGGGCAGATGCAGCGGGTGGCCCTTGCCCGGAGCCTGGCGAACGAGCCGGGGATCCTTCTTCTGGACGAGCCTCTCTCCAATCTCGACGCCAAGCTCCGGGCGAGTCTTCGGTTCGAGCTCAAGGAGATACAGCGGAAGACGGGCGTCACGGCCCTCTATGTGACGCACGATCAGGCCGAGGCCGTGGTGCTGGGCGACCGCATCGCGGTCATGAACGCCGGCCGCATCATGCAGCTGGCCGACCCGGTTTCCCTCTACAACCGGCCGTCCAACCGCTTCGTGGCGGAGTTCACCGGCGCCACGAATTTTCTTCGGGGCCGCCTCGAATGGGTGAAAGACGGCGAGGGAGTGGTCCGCCTGGCGGAAGGCATGGAGTTGCGTTGCGCCGCGCCGGGCGCGCCGGCGCCGGGGAGCGAAGTGGAGCTCAGCCTGCGGCCCGAGAATATCTTTTTGGAGCCGGCCGGAAACTCCGCGGGGGGGCGGCGAAACGTGTGGCCCGCTGAGGTGGTCAAGGCGGACTTCCTCGGCACGCATAGCGTCTACCGCGTCAAGATGGGGGAGGAAACCCTCACCGTAATCGAAAACGGCTCCTGGCTCAGGTATCAGCCTGAAAGCACAGTGAGTCTCTTTGTGCCTCCTGAGCGGGTGAGCTTGCTTCAGGAAAACGGCCCCGCGTAG
- a CDS encoding extracellular solute-binding protein — protein MTRMNGWLVVLGVIAAFMGGPAFAASPVEEFGGEALIRDAKKEGKVVVYTANILSLTKIMETNFGKRFPGVRVDVVRLGGGALHRKILTEHSAGKLVADVIEMSDRGLMRAEMKAGIIGKHTPPTDAKYPADTKIAGEVYPTYPYLYLIAYNPVLVKDPPKNWMDLVHPRFKGQLGLVPAELGGTPWMTALFQYQVLGNNSDSYWQKLAAQKPRFFTSAGGIGKTLINGETPAAVALDVVSVADIKKGAPVKFVYPEEGVVMILFNNGITTVGKNPNGAKLWQNWTLSREGQEVWTKQVGGLSARTDIDPPATAPKKVKIWSAKEDDYVKLRAPYTKRWNQIFGYKP, from the coding sequence ATGACCCGGATGAATGGATGGCTTGTCGTTCTGGGAGTGATCGCGGCGTTCATGGGCGGCCCGGCATTCGCCGCTTCGCCGGTTGAGGAATTCGGCGGGGAGGCGCTCATCCGCGACGCCAAGAAAGAGGGCAAGGTCGTGGTCTACACCGCGAACATCCTTTCCCTCACCAAGATCATGGAGACGAATTTCGGCAAGCGGTTTCCCGGAGTCAGGGTGGACGTCGTCCGGCTGGGCGGAGGCGCGCTCCACCGGAAGATCTTGACCGAGCACTCGGCCGGAAAACTCGTGGCCGACGTGATCGAGATGTCCGACCGCGGGCTCATGCGCGCGGAGATGAAGGCGGGGATCATCGGCAAGCACACCCCGCCCACGGACGCCAAATATCCCGCGGACACCAAGATCGCCGGCGAGGTCTACCCCACTTATCCCTATCTCTATCTCATCGCCTACAATCCCGTCCTGGTGAAGGATCCGCCCAAGAACTGGATGGATTTGGTCCATCCGCGCTTCAAGGGGCAGCTGGGGCTCGTTCCGGCGGAATTGGGCGGCACCCCTTGGATGACGGCGCTGTTCCAGTACCAGGTCCTCGGCAACAACAGCGACAGCTACTGGCAAAAGCTCGCCGCGCAGAAGCCGCGCTTCTTCACGAGCGCCGGCGGCATCGGCAAGACCCTCATCAACGGCGAGACGCCCGCGGCCGTGGCCCTGGACGTGGTCTCCGTGGCCGACATCAAGAAGGGCGCCCCCGTAAAGTTCGTTTATCCCGAAGAGGGCGTGGTCATGATCCTCTTCAACAATGGCATCACCACCGTGGGCAAGAATCCCAACGGCGCGAAGCTTTGGCAGAACTGGACCCTCTCGCGCGAGGGACAGGAGGTCTGGACGAAGCAGGTCGGAGGCCTCTCCGCCCGCACCGACATCGACCCGCCCGCGACGGCGCCGAAGAAGGTGAAGATTTGGTCGGCCAAGGAGGACGACTACGTCAAGCTGCGCGCTCCCTATACCAAGCGCTGGAACCAAATCTTCGGCTACAAGCCGTAG
- a CDS encoding iron ABC transporter permease has product MESTIPQQAGVTSHRTRRRLFALAAVAPIFLLLFFFIPYPIGILLLGSLSTVEPTRLGQAFSHLTFGNYIEMYGTASLYKATYNSLVGCAGGAVLAMLIGLFFAWVVARTDIRRKGLIEIIAIMPLFVSPLIASMAWATLASDRAGILNLIFKDLGLDFRLNIYSFTGIWFVLGVYYAPYTYMFLTPALRRMDPVLEEASAISGANAWETVRRVTFPLIIHPILSAALLVFVITLGLFAVPATIAVPANIHFLTTYLFNLVTGNPPAYEKAASVSVLLIALTLVGVFLQRQVIGRRSFITVTGKASQPRMFRLRRWKPAVVALIAIYLVVTVVLPYFALLLLSLRSFMFFPSFWSVFDFNVLTLQHFRFLWTHEQAFASIWNSLQMGALAAIVGSILCFLTAYCVHRTDLPGRKSLDYLSMIPIAVPGLVIGVAYLWAWISFPVPIYGTIWILALAYVARFIPDGVRAAGVNLLQIHKELEESSRIHGGGFWQTLRRVIIPLARPGILSSVILLFILAVRELGSSIFLYTTDSIVLSVQIYNQWESAEYGATAVLSLIQTVILVVVVIAARRYVMRSEAAA; this is encoded by the coding sequence ATGGAATCGACCATTCCCCAGCAGGCGGGCGTCACCTCACATCGAACGCGCCGCCGCCTCTTCGCCTTGGCGGCCGTGGCGCCGATATTCCTCCTCCTTTTCTTCTTCATTCCCTACCCCATCGGCATCCTGCTGCTGGGCTCTCTCTCGACGGTCGAGCCTACCCGTTTGGGGCAGGCCTTCAGCCATCTGACTTTTGGCAACTACATTGAGATGTACGGGACGGCTTCGCTCTACAAGGCGACATACAACAGCCTTGTGGGATGCGCCGGGGGAGCGGTTTTGGCCATGCTGATAGGCCTTTTCTTCGCCTGGGTGGTCGCCCGGACCGACATCAGACGCAAGGGGTTGATCGAGATCATCGCCATCATGCCGCTGTTCGTCTCGCCCCTGATCGCCTCCATGGCTTGGGCCACCCTGGCCAGCGACCGGGCGGGGATCCTGAACCTCATCTTCAAGGACCTGGGGCTGGACTTCCGCCTCAACATCTACTCTTTCACCGGCATCTGGTTCGTCCTCGGCGTCTATTACGCCCCCTATACCTACATGTTCCTGACGCCCGCCCTCAGGCGGATGGATCCGGTTCTGGAGGAGGCCTCCGCGATCAGCGGGGCGAACGCGTGGGAGACGGTGCGGCGGGTGACGTTTCCGCTCATCATTCATCCCATCCTCTCGGCGGCGCTCTTGGTCTTCGTGATCACGCTGGGCCTGTTCGCCGTTCCGGCGACGATAGCGGTGCCCGCCAACATCCACTTTCTGACGACCTACCTTTTCAACCTGGTCACGGGGAATCCCCCGGCCTACGAGAAGGCCGCCTCCGTGAGCGTCCTGCTGATCGCGCTCACCCTCGTGGGTGTTTTTCTTCAGAGACAGGTCATCGGCCGGAGGAGCTTCATCACGGTGACCGGAAAGGCGAGCCAGCCGCGGATGTTCAGGCTGCGGAGATGGAAGCCCGCCGTCGTCGCCTTGATCGCAATCTATCTCGTGGTCACGGTCGTGCTTCCCTACTTCGCGCTGCTTCTTCTGAGCCTCAGGAGCTTCATGTTCTTTCCCAGCTTCTGGTCGGTGTTCGATTTCAATGTGCTCACCCTGCAGCATTTCCGCTTCCTCTGGACCCACGAGCAGGCTTTCGCGTCGATTTGGAACAGCCTTCAGATGGGCGCCTTGGCGGCCATCGTGGGTTCCATCTTGTGCTTCCTCACGGCCTACTGCGTCCATAGAACCGATCTCCCGGGAAGGAAGAGCCTGGATTACCTGAGCATGATTCCGATCGCGGTGCCCGGCTTGGTGATCGGCGTGGCGTATCTGTGGGCGTGGATATCCTTTCCGGTGCCGATTTATGGGACCATTTGGATTCTCGCCTTGGCCTATGTCGCACGCTTCATCCCCGATGGCGTGCGCGCGGCGGGGGTGAACCTCCTTCAGATCCACAAGGAGCTCGAAGAATCCAGCCGCATCCACGGAGGGGGCTTCTGGCAGACTCTCCGCCGGGTGATCATCCCTCTCGCCCGGCCCGGCATCCTCTCCAGCGTGATCCTGCTCTTTATCCTGGCGGTGCGCGAGCTGGGCTCCTCCATATTCCTGTACACGACCGACAGCATTGTTCTCTCCGTCCAGATTTACAATCAGTGGGAGTCGGCCGAGTACGGAGCGACCGCGGTCTTGAGCCTTATTCAAACGGTGATTCTCGTCGTGGTGGTGATCGCCGCGCGCCGCTACGTGATGCGCTCCGAGGCGGCGGCTTGA
- a CDS encoding 3-isopropylmalate dehydratase codes for MNWVLEGRCWKLGDNLSLDDDIIEFAKVFVQGVRVSDPEYLKQHVFTNLIPDFPQRAKPGDIVVAGKRFGQGNPHIYGLLGMTGLGLGLIAESVPHFTYRMLVAAGLPSLPFCAGIGGKVADGDRIRVDFERGKIENLTQGLVHEAEPLPAELREIIALGGSLPALKKRLEKMQAS; via the coding sequence GTGAACTGGGTGCTGGAAGGCCGCTGCTGGAAGCTCGGGGACAATCTTTCCCTGGACGACGACATCATCGAGTTCGCCAAGGTGTTCGTGCAGGGCGTGCGCGTGTCGGACCCCGAATACCTCAAGCAGCATGTGTTCACGAACCTCATCCCGGACTTTCCGCAGCGCGCGAAGCCGGGCGACATCGTGGTGGCCGGGAAGCGGTTCGGGCAGGGCAACCCTCATATCTATGGGCTCTTGGGCATGACGGGCCTGGGATTGGGGCTGATTGCGGAGAGCGTGCCCCACTTCACCTACCGGATGCTCGTCGCGGCGGGCCTTCCCTCGCTCCCCTTCTGTGCCGGCATCGGCGGGAAGGTGGCGGACGGTGACCGGATTAGGGTGGATTTTGAAAGGGGCAAGATCGAAAACCTCACCCAGGGCCTCGTCCACGAAGCGGAGCCGCTGCCCGCCGAGCTCCGGGAGATCATCGCGCTGGGAGGGAGCCTTCCCGCCCTGAAGAAGCGCCTGGAGAAGATGCAGGCTTCCTGA
- a CDS encoding 3-isopropylmalate dehydratase large subunit encodes MGMTLTEKIMARASGLSVVKPGDIVYPEPDLATIHDLYVVEADRQLLQVGVERPWDPGRVLVCFDHDTIPQTVAIANRAKNIRDIVKRWGVRHFFDVGRGQGHVFPMELGLVKPGMLVLAYDIHVTNYGALGCLGLSLVFEFPAVLATGSHWFRVPETIRVELEGKFPPGVTVRDAAALIIKEIGPDEADYRMFEYGGSAIGDLGVDARVKLCNLPIEVGAKSAIVPFDSKASAWMEERGLGVHEPLASDLDAEYAAVHRFDLSRLEPMVAIPPRPEQVVPLRETLGIPVHAAYLGSCAADQYEDMAEAAAILKGRRVAPGVRMIVTPGSREVADRCIREGLMQIFVEAGALVGPPGCGPCAIGKGGPLADGETCIATVTRNDVGRMGSRKAEIYLSSAATVAASAVTGKITDPREFLG; translated from the coding sequence ATGGGCATGACCCTCACCGAGAAGATCATGGCGCGGGCCTCCGGCCTTTCCGTCGTGAAGCCGGGCGACATCGTCTATCCCGAGCCCGATCTGGCCACCATCCACGATCTTTACGTGGTCGAAGCCGATCGGCAGCTTCTGCAAGTGGGCGTCGAGCGCCCTTGGGACCCCGGCCGCGTACTGGTGTGCTTCGACCACGATACCATCCCTCAGACCGTCGCCATCGCCAACCGGGCGAAGAACATCCGCGACATCGTGAAGCGCTGGGGCGTCCGCCACTTCTTCGATGTGGGGCGGGGCCAGGGCCACGTCTTCCCGATGGAGCTGGGGCTCGTGAAGCCGGGCATGCTCGTCCTGGCCTACGACATCCACGTGACGAATTACGGCGCGCTCGGGTGCCTCGGCCTCTCCCTGGTGTTCGAGTTCCCCGCCGTGCTCGCCACGGGGAGCCACTGGTTCCGCGTGCCGGAAACGATCCGGGTCGAGCTCGAAGGGAAATTCCCGCCCGGGGTGACCGTCCGCGATGCGGCGGCGCTCATCATCAAGGAGATCGGGCCCGACGAGGCCGACTACCGGATGTTCGAGTACGGGGGGAGCGCCATCGGGGACCTCGGCGTGGACGCCCGGGTGAAGCTCTGCAACCTGCCGATCGAGGTGGGCGCCAAGAGCGCTATCGTTCCCTTCGATTCCAAGGCCTCCGCCTGGATGGAGGAGCGCGGCTTGGGGGTGCATGAGCCTCTCGCCAGCGACCTGGACGCCGAATACGCGGCCGTTCATCGATTCGACCTTTCCCGGCTTGAGCCGATGGTGGCCATTCCCCCGCGGCCGGAGCAGGTGGTTCCCCTGCGGGAGACGCTCGGAATCCCGGTCCACGCGGCCTATCTGGGCTCATGCGCGGCGGACCAGTACGAGGACATGGCGGAGGCCGCCGCCATCCTCAAGGGCCGCCGGGTCGCCCCGGGAGTCCGGATGATCGTGACGCCGGGCAGCCGCGAGGTCGCCGACCGCTGCATCCGGGAAGGGCTCATGCAGATTTTCGTGGAAGCGGGTGCGCTGGTCGGCCCGCCCGGATGCGGCCCATGCGCCATCGGCAAGGGAGGGCCTCTGGCGGACGGCGAGACCTGCATCGCCACCGTCACCCGCAACGACGTGGGCCGGATGGGCAGCCGCAAGGCGGAGATTTACCTCTCGAGCGCGGCGACGGTGGCCGCCTCCGCGGTGACGGGAAAAATCACGGATCCGCGCGAGTTCCTGGGCTGA